In Miscanthus floridulus cultivar M001 chromosome 8, ASM1932011v1, whole genome shotgun sequence, the sequence aatatagacgaaaaaacaaactaattgcacagtgtcggtgttttggaccggtggatcctcaaccaactagtaaatttatactgcgtgttcctgatcccggatggtgatgcaaagagacacaaggcttatactggttcaggcaatcggtgccctacatccagtctgagagatcgatcttgtattccttgcaccgaagtgcttgtagtagggggttacaagctgggtgagagagggagctagtcccaggtctcagcgtggagtgatgcgggctgcttgagacgttgctctcaggcggcgggGGAGTATGCGTGTTACATGGTGTTGTTTTTGTGGGTGCGTGTGTCCTCCTctctagaaatggcccaagtcctttccttttatagttgaatggaggacaagggtagtacgtgtgctaactatacggcgtcgtgcgaacggaggcggcatgtccgagccctgtagcctgttcctgtggcggcgtggtcgtcggagtgatctgtccttgaagcgctggggcaatgtgctggtcacatctgatcctgtgcgtcatgggagctccagggctacctcgaagcgggcacggcggtcagcgtgcgggtcgctgtgggttgactgcgcgcgaggccgaggctcggttggcgcCGAGGCCGAACCATGGTGGGGGTCTCAGCAGACATGAATCTCGAGATGGCCGAGGCCCTGACGTAGAGTGTCGAGGTTcggagggagcggtcgatctggtacgctggttcggaggcgatgatgactcgGGCCAGACTTCCTATGctgcgttgtcttcggggcgggtgTTACGGGGCACAGCGTAGCaccggcgctgatcgtgggcacagcgctagaacacagtggccggtaatccccgccgcgccTTATCTTTagccggtatggtgttgatgcgactccttgtcccgtcggccactccgtggtgtcaagcagtcgtccggctgagattgcgggagtggttgatgcattaataggacgtgacatgctgtcagaaagactggtcgaggcgggagcgatgggttattgacaagccagcctcgagcgatacggagaatagctgtctcattcgaggctggacgcacggggcctcgagcgagatggagattgTGCTACTTGCCGAGGCctcccgcgagaggcctcgcgcgaggcggagattttgtcagggcgtcgagacctcccgtgcgaggcctaaggcgaggcggagagccagtgggctcggacggggccgatGATGaaccatggcttaccttctggcttcattgttgatgggatttaagtgactcttttggtgtacgctcggggtaccccattttatggtacccgacagtagcccccaagccttagggggagtgcgtgcactctccctgagggtttgtcgagacttggcttgcagtcgctcctgtagggattgtgttttgcttcttgaggtttcggtgggtgcgcacgagcgcacccaccgggtgtagcccccgaggccctggaggagtggatttactcctccaggggcttttttcgtgtttgagtgaggagtttttatcgtatttgtcgAGCCCACAAGTGTGAGTTCGGGTCGTGGGGTTTCGGTAAGGTcgcagggagagcccccgagcctctgcataaagcaagagggcgatcaagggtgcccctgactttttgtgcgaccctaatgcttccttttcgctcggaaggaggggtggaatgtgccaggctaccctcggtgggcacgagcggtggcacttccgatgagctgttattaggtaagtccaagtggaggcccgtgccccgttcgctaggggatggctagtggtccagagacgcactccaagagtaccggagggtttctctagtgggtgccgaggccatttgctgggccccggtggctcggtggctccctacggtgggatcccattcggagacctccctgccagtcttGGACACAACTTAGGACGCCCTGAGCGATcgtttgcttgggccttggccatatgtgggctcgcccatagtcgtccctgactctgttgccccggggcggctgtcgaaaccctagggggcccagccttcgaacccctggaccataacgggctcggtgccctttatcgtgtttgtaacgaaacttctagcacgagcttaggtcgtttgtctttgtcttgggtgtaggaggagcccccgagcctacgcccagagcgagagggcggtcaggggtccccctggcttttttgttcgaccctcacatatccttttcgttcggacggaggggtcatttgccgagcccattcgggtgcgagcctgggccgccgggtctcggcaaggttgcaggaagagccccctagcctctacacggagcgagagggccgtcgggagttcccctggctttttgtacgcccctcgcgcgtgagggtttgtttgccgaggcccccttgggtgcgagcctgggtcgcggggtcttggcatatctgcaggaagggctccctagcctctacacagagcgagagggccgtcaggagctcccctggctttttgtacgaccctcgcgcttccttttcgctcagaaggaggggttgtttttgccgagccccctcgattGCGAGccagggtcgctaggtctcggtaaggttgcaggaagagccccttagcctctgcatggagcaagaggtccgtcaggggttcccctggctttttgtacgaccctcacgcttccttttcgctcggaaggaggggtggaatgtgataggctaccctcggtgggcacgagcggtggcacttccggtgagctattatcgggtaagtccgagtggaggcccgtgccccgttcgctaggggactgctagcggtccagagatgcactctaagagtaccggagggtttctctagtgggtgccgaggccgttcgctgggccccggcgGCTTGGcgcctccctacgatgggatcccattcggagacctccctaccggtctcggacatgacttagggcgtcccaagcgtttcgcttgcttgggcctcggccccgtgtgggctcgctcgcggtcgtccctgactctgttgccctggggcggctgtcgaaacccctaggggcccagcctttgaacccctggaccgtaataggctcagcgcttggttccttcatctgaaaggaatagggcggggggaatatcttccccatcggctcggcaacagctggcgcaccttttgaggcggttttccggggagacggaacgacgcctgctgctgcaGCGGTCAGGCGCGACatggtgtcagcggatgggacgtaattgttcccgcaattaatgaggaaaaggtgggcacgtgggcggtaaaatcggatcagggttaaccgcgccggatctgggggaaacttccccgatttcatcgcccatccGTTTCGCCtttaccctgcataaatacgcaatgaaCCTCGTCCCtccccaccttaccttgcctgtgttagctctgcccccatcgagccgtcgctagagcagcgggcgccgggaagaagggagaagggcgtgccagggagagagagagagagagacaaactcACCACTGCATTCGAACCCTCCGCCGCACTCATGGTCGGCGACATCATTGTCatcgaggcagacccttgggatccatctgacgtcaccatggagatgcttcagtcgctcattGACGGTGGACCCCTTCGTCCGGTGAcggaccccaacaggccggagtggatcgcttcgtcgagcgagccggagccgaggcctcacgacggttacgtcgtgagcttcatctccttTCATGAGTGCGGCCTCGACGTTCCGGTGGATCAGTTCATGTgggtgctcccgcactactatggcatggagctccacaacttcaaccccaactccattgcgcaggcggccatcttcgtcgctgtctgcgaggggtacttggggattgctccccattgggagttgtggctccatctcttccgggcggggcataccactaagCCAACGGGCACGTCGGGCATGAGGAAAGCGGTGAGggtcggcggctgcactctccaagtgcgtcaggaccaccagcacctctacatcctggcccagctcgcatcatccaatcgtcgatggtacacgagctggttctatctccgcaacgacaatggcggacttcccccctacactaggcggattgtggggagctgctcggagaggtggaagtacaacgtcccgagggaggatcagcccaagctgtagccgcttctggaggggctggagaggctacagGGTCATGGCCTTactgcggccgtggtcgtggctgccttccaccgccggagggtgctgccgctgatggctcgacggcggcgcctgttcgagatgagaccGGGCGAGCCAAacaagggcatccggatgtcctcctctgccctttccgacgaggaaattcttcgccgagtgggggagacggtggaggcgaagctgaggggcggcaacctgacccccatcgTGATGCGCCCGTCGTgtgggttcctttcgctggtaagtcgcgtgccgctgcagcccccgagcctcctccgTTTCTCTTTACTTCtcgttcccttatgcgcgttcgccattcctgtaggggatgagggacgtgcgcgcctctccgccgcccgttcccgaggacgtgaggcggcgggcgatcaactggGCGCACGCTGAGGTGTAGAAAAAGCGGAAGGACGcgaaggcggcgaagcgcacgaagaagatcctcgcgcatGAGGAACTGGATAAGCACCGCCGgtagcaaaggaaggatggcctcccgttggaggagtccccatcgCCGTCGATATCGACGGACGCCTTGGAtggggatgacgagggcgagatggggcagggtcccctggaccatctccctgacataggGGAGGCGGTGCTTGGGGCGTCGGCCAGTAGCCCGACGCtcccaagaggaggaggaggagccgcccCGGGGTCAGTGGTTGCCCACCTCGGGGCCGAGGCCAACACGCCCGAGGAGCGGGCGTTGGgcaagcgtgccgtcagcccggtgggctcggcagcagcggtggagcaggtggcggcgggggcgacgcaactgcccccacaGAGGATCGAGGGGGCGTCGGGGTCCGTCGAGGACCAACCGGCGCCGATGAACACGGACGccgtgcctctgccgccgccactgccTGCACAGACAAGGGTCgccgtgccgaagcggttgcagccccgctcgaggtaggtgtatttttggttgAGCCGCAGTGCTTTCTGTTTgttcttttgtcttgtgctgaccTTGCAAACATTTTGTCCTTAGCCGAAAGCGGCCTGCGGAGGTGCCTTCCTTGGCGCCCCTaaaagcgctcaaggttaaccctggctccaccgcccactaggtggtggaggcgcaagccgccctgcaacgtggcgcggcatcggcgagggccgacccgaaggagccggccacccaaggaggggctgctgtGGCGGCCCTGacacagacgggggagggagcgcctccgccccGCGATGGCGAGGCCCGTGGGTCGGATGCGGCCGAGGTTCCCTTGGCCGCTGAGACCACCGGGATCGAGGTTCCTGGGGTTTCACAGGCCGGGACGACGGAGGCTGCGGTGcccaggaccatcgaggccgctgCGGCAGGCACCGGAGCCCtcgcgaccaccgaggccacgatggcggaggctggagcccctgggaccaccgaggccacgatggcggaggccggagcccccgagaccaccgaggtcatgatggcggaggccggagcccccgggaccaccgaggctgacGTGATCGTGGCAAGGCTgtcggcccaggaagtggagatgaaggcggcggaggcctcggtggcacccttggttcaaggcctgcCGTTGTTGTGGGAAAGCGCCTGGGAGGTGGAGGTCCTTCCGATCTCCTCCAATGATACTTCCCGAGCGCAGGAGATGGCTAGCGCTGAGGTGGCCGGTgtcgtggaacagccggttccAACCCCGAgagagggaagctcggccctcgcgcgagtatgacccgagccccgcgggtgggatcacccacgtgtcctGTGGCAGAGTCGGGACAACCTTAGgcggagcctctgtttgccctcgaggacgtGGCCGAGGGCGGTCGTTGGGACATGTTCGAGCAGTACCGCTAGCTGGCCGAGCGGTCattacggacggcgctgtccgtggtggccaacgatctgcctggagtcgcccaggttcgtgctttcttttctcatgtagtggtctttttccgagttttgtttgtagggattgacccctgttctgtttATCCCAGGAGCTCAAGACCCGGTCCCTTAGCAAGTCGGTCTTTCTTCGgtgggagagggacatctgggaccagctttagtggcagaagggccttcttgcaggcgccaacgagctcctgtcggtgcggagcgcagaggtggaggacctccgccttcattgtgccgacgcgaaggtcgaggcggccacagctcaggagcagctcgcccctctggcggcatgggtcaaggagttggaggaggagctcacccgcgtggccagtgatcgggatgccttcagctCTTGAGCCGAAGAAGCTatggcctcgggcaaggctcttgctgggcagctaggagcGGAACAGAGtacgcaccagctgacgaaaggtgctttggatgaggcccttgcagcgactgaggcctcgcgaaccaaggctgtggtttggaggggaaaggccgagggtgagtcctagtcccctcattttattcgctttttcttatgttcgctccctaacttcctggtgtgacacagagctggggagtgaagcttctagggcggccaaggcttcttgggtcgaggcctagtgcctgaaggagaaagccaaggcctctcgggtcgaggcccgacgctgggagctaaaggccaagggtgagttccgtaggcttccgtccctatttagcttgttttcctttgcgctcaaccccgTTTTGTTTCCTGTGGCACAGAGTCGGAGGCAGAGGttacccgggcagccgaggcttccgtcatggtgcaggcggtgctcgagaccgagatcaaggggcacgaggcgctgaagagtgccgcccgcaccgcctgtgaggccttggaggtcgagggggttgaatcgggtagctcccttgggagccgtctgattgcaTTGAGCGGTCAAGTGCATGAGCGGCTCCAAGGAGcactgcatacgggcgtcaagcacGCGCTGGCCGTCATTGCCTCGCACTATATAggcgttgacctccaagccatcagcgatggctacgtcctgcccgacgatgacgaggaggctgacgaGGCGgttgcgaagctgatggaggtggcggaGGGCCCCGGTACGGcattggccaagctgttcgaagaggaggtggtcgctCCTCCGCCGTCTGCCGATGCTAGAGGCCTTGAGCCATGACCTAGgcctaagaggccatgtaaatagaataggaatTAACTATGTATCGTAATGTTTGTGGCCGtggaggcctttctttttgaagtactcgtgtttctttaatcgtttgtcttgtgtttctgagcctctgccctcttgttgtctctgatcaaATTTCTTCgcaaaaaacctccttggagcctaagccatcccctgggcgaaaggtggtgagggagtgccgtagcccggaggcttaggccgtctcgcgactctaccggccttctggccctgagacgggctttcggtccttgggtttttcgcaaccgattcgtcagagcgtgctagagggtttggcgtaggattttttttcgaaaagcaactaaaaaatggtgcgtgggacttaggggggaatcccccatctagcccccgagggagattcggttatgcggaggcagagccgagtctcccttacagtgtcatcgtattgccgagacccacgatgggctcgggggggtttctcgaaaaattagaacaactaaagaacgcttttcaattgtattccaagaaacaatatatacaatgcttggaattttaagggtaaaagcaacgtagCTATTCTatattccaagcattggtgaagatttcgcccttcttgttggctagcttgtaggtcccaggcttcagcacttgggcgatgatgtacggtccttcccatggtggggtcagcttatggcgacccttgttgctctgcgctagcctcaacactaggtcacctaccttcaagtctcggcttcgGATGCGCCGGGCCTGATAGCACCGTATGGtttgctggtatttagccgagtgcagcagcgcaacgtctcgggcttcctccagttggtcgagggcttcctctcgggtggtgcggttgctttgttcgttataggcctgtagccttagggaaccatattccaagtcagtggggaggatggcctcggctccatagaccaggaagaaaggcatgaaccccgtggctcggcttggagtgttcctcaggctccagatgaccgatgggagtttggcgagccatttcttgccaaacttcttcaactggttgtaaattcttggcttgaggccttgtaggatcatgccgttggcatgttctacttggccgttggtccttgggtgtcctacggccgaccaggccacacggatgtggtggtcatcacagaacgtcaagaattttttgctggtgaactgtgtcccattgtcggtgatgatggtgttagggaccccaaacctgtggataatgtcagtgaagaacagcactacttgctcggatttgattcgattgatcggacaagcctcgatccatttggagaacttgtcgattgctaccagtagatgggtgtagcccccgggggccttttgcagaggcctgaccatgtcaagcccccacacggtgaacgcccacgtaatggggatggtttggagggccagggccgggaggtgcgtctgccgagcatagtactggcatccttcgtaggagcgtactaacttggtggcgtcggcaaccgccgtcgaccagtagaacccttggcggaaggcatttttgacgagcatccgaggcgccgcatggtgcccgcaggcccctgcgtgcaagtctCAAAGTAGGGCTCGGCTTGCCTCGgcggtgatgcatcattggaggacaccagagggacttcgcctgtacaattcgccattgcagaggacgtaagtcttggctcgccacgcaagccatcgggcttcggtcctgtcactaggaagctctccccgagcaagccaatcaaggaacggggtTCACCAGTCCGTGTCCTGGTCGGTCtagggaggctcggtgttgacttccatgacctcgggcttggtcgagagagtctcggcagtagagggggcgtcgagccccgtGGTGGTTTCggccgatgggccctcttccgctgccaaggcatagtcgatggaaggcttgtggaggtccctagcaaagacgttcggggggaccggagctcgtgccgaggccatctttgccagttcgtccgcagCCTCGTTGTATTTCTGCacgatgtggttgagctcgagaccgtcgaacttgtcttccaggcggcgtaccagcttgcagtacgcctccattttggggtcgaggcagtttgactccttcatgacttgatcaacgacgaGCTGTGAGTCACCTCggatgtcgagacgccgtactccaagttcgatggcga encodes:
- the LOC136469726 gene encoding uncharacterized protein, encoding MGQGPLDHLPDIGEAVLGASASSPTLPRGGGGAAPGSVVAHLGAEANTPEERALGKRAVSPVGSAAAVEQVAAGATQLPPQRIEGASGSVEDQPAPMNTDAVPLPPPLPAQTRVAVPKRLQPRSSRKRPAEVVEAQAALQRGAASARADPKEPATQGGAAVAALTQTGEGAPPPRDGEARGSDAAEVPLAAETTGIEVPGVSQAGTTEAAVPRTIEAAAAGTGALATTEATMAEAGAPGTTEATMAEAGAPETTEVMMAEAGAPGTTEADVIVARLSAQEVEMKAAEASVAPLVQGLPLLWESAWEVEVLPISSNDTSRAQEMASAEVAGVVEQPVPTPREGSSALARELKTRSLSKSVFLRWERDIWDQL